The following are encoded in a window of Oreochromis aureus strain Israel breed Guangdong linkage group 10, ZZ_aureus, whole genome shotgun sequence genomic DNA:
- the LOC116320791 gene encoding hepatitis A virus cellular receptor 2 homolog isoform X2 — translation METVVGHVGRKVMLPCRTGAVKQGGVEVCWGRGKPSLFTCHNAVINSAAAGITYRKSHRYSVSASSSSLSIFHSRPSDSGFYHCRVQVPGLFNDQTFTVHLIILSSPRSVAVTENSELSDGDLNAPHTAAGHIAQEAGSDVTGDDTTQPVVALVQSAERQVNVLQAFVGNTVRASSLIFIPALLLTAAYRVWRSKQEAKRRPDQSEEEEESSAV, via the exons ATGGAGACAGTGGTGGGCCACGTCGGGAGGAAGGTGATGCTGCCGTGTCGCACAGGGGCGGTCAAACAGGGCGGAGTGGAGGTGTGCTGGGGGCGGGGCAAACCTTCACTGTTCACCTGCCACAATGCTGTGATCAACAGCGCTGCAGCCGGCATCACCTACAGGAAGTCACACAG GTACTCTGtgtctgcctcctcctcctctctgtccatCTTCCACTCCCGGCCGTCAGACTCGGGTTTCTACCACTGCAGAGTTCAGGTGCCTGGACTCTTCAACGACCAGACCTTCACCGTCCACCTCATCATCCTCAGCAGCC CTCGCTCTGTGGCCGTGACAGAAAACTCTGAGCTCTCAGACGGGGACCTGAATGCACCGCACACCGCTGCAG GTCACATCGCCCAGGAggcaggaagtgatgtcacaggaGACGACACCACACAGCCAGTGGTGGCTCTGGTTCAG TCAGCTGAGCGGCAGGTAAACGTTCTGCAGGCGtttgttggaaacacagtgagagCTTCCTCCCTCATCTTCATCCCAGCTCTACTGCTAACCGCAGCTTACA GAGTCTGGAGGTCCAAACAGGAAGCAAAGAGGAGGCCAGACCaatcagaggaggaggaggagagcagcGCCGTGTGA
- the LOC116320791 gene encoding hepatitis A virus cellular receptor 2 homolog isoform X1, whose amino-acid sequence MLPPLHAVCVLSALTCVSAVTMETVVGHVGRKVMLPCRTGAVKQGGVEVCWGRGKPSLFTCHNAVINSAAAGITYRKSHRYSVSASSSSLSIFHSRPSDSGFYHCRVQVPGLFNDQTFTVHLIILSSPRSVAVTENSELSDGDLNAPHTAAGHIAQEAGSDVTGDDTTQPVVALVQSAERQVNVLQAFVGNTVRASSLIFIPALLLTAAYRVWRSKQEAKRRPDQSEEEEESSAV is encoded by the exons ATGCTGCCGCCGCTGCACGCCGTCTGCGTCCTCTCAG CGCTGACCTGTGTGTCAGCGGTTACCATGGAGACAGTGGTGGGCCACGTCGGGAGGAAGGTGATGCTGCCGTGTCGCACAGGGGCGGTCAAACAGGGCGGAGTGGAGGTGTGCTGGGGGCGGGGCAAACCTTCACTGTTCACCTGCCACAATGCTGTGATCAACAGCGCTGCAGCCGGCATCACCTACAGGAAGTCACACAG GTACTCTGtgtctgcctcctcctcctctctgtccatCTTCCACTCCCGGCCGTCAGACTCGGGTTTCTACCACTGCAGAGTTCAGGTGCCTGGACTCTTCAACGACCAGACCTTCACCGTCCACCTCATCATCCTCAGCAGCC CTCGCTCTGTGGCCGTGACAGAAAACTCTGAGCTCTCAGACGGGGACCTGAATGCACCGCACACCGCTGCAG GTCACATCGCCCAGGAggcaggaagtgatgtcacaggaGACGACACCACACAGCCAGTGGTGGCTCTGGTTCAG TCAGCTGAGCGGCAGGTAAACGTTCTGCAGGCGtttgttggaaacacagtgagagCTTCCTCCCTCATCTTCATCCCAGCTCTACTGCTAACCGCAGCTTACA GAGTCTGGAGGTCCAAACAGGAAGCAAAGAGGAGGCCAGACCaatcagaggaggaggaggagagcagcGCCGTGTGA